A window of the Streptomyces sp. Ag109_O5-10 genome harbors these coding sequences:
- a CDS encoding LacI family DNA-binding transcriptional regulator has protein sequence MKDVARRAGVSESAVSFALNGRPGVSETTRARVQRVAEQLGWRPSTAARALSGEGAATVGFVLARPAHSLGVDSFFLQLVSGIQEVLAERHLGLLFQMAEDVADECAVYRRWWAEHRVDGVLVVDPRADDPRPDLLDELGLPAVVIGGAPDERHAELSTVWADDSAAMASVVDELTRLGHRRIVHIAGLPGLAHTQRRIRTLRAEADRRGLSEVHSVTTDYSDAEGAAVTRRVLRATPPPTALIYDNDVMAVAGVAAAAELGCSVPADVSVVSWEDSALCRMVKPWLSALSRDSTEFGRTAARELTALLDGGTARAVRVPVPHLTIRGSTAPARF, from the coding sequence ATGAAGGACGTCGCGCGCCGCGCCGGAGTCTCCGAGAGCGCGGTCTCCTTCGCGCTCAACGGCCGCCCCGGGGTCTCCGAGACGACCAGGGCCCGGGTCCAGCGGGTCGCCGAGCAGCTCGGCTGGCGCCCCAGCACGGCCGCCCGCGCCCTGTCCGGCGAGGGCGCGGCCACCGTCGGCTTCGTGCTCGCCCGCCCCGCGCACTCGCTGGGCGTGGACTCCTTCTTCCTGCAGCTGGTCTCGGGCATCCAGGAGGTGCTCGCCGAACGCCATCTCGGGCTGCTCTTCCAGATGGCGGAGGACGTGGCCGACGAGTGCGCGGTCTACCGCCGCTGGTGGGCCGAGCACCGCGTCGACGGCGTCCTGGTCGTCGACCCCCGCGCCGACGATCCCCGCCCCGACCTGCTCGACGAACTCGGCCTGCCCGCCGTGGTGATCGGCGGCGCGCCCGACGAACGTCACGCCGAACTGTCGACGGTCTGGGCCGACGACTCGGCCGCGATGGCCTCGGTGGTCGACGAGTTGACCCGGCTGGGCCACCGGCGCATCGTGCACATCGCGGGCCTGCCCGGCCTCGCGCACACCCAGCGCCGGATCCGCACCCTGCGCGCCGAGGCCGACCGGCGGGGCCTGTCCGAGGTCCACTCGGTCACCACCGACTACTCCGACGCCGAGGGCGCGGCCGTCACCCGCCGGGTCCTGCGCGCGACCCCGCCCCCGACGGCCCTGATCTACGACAACGACGTGATGGCGGTGGCCGGCGTCGCGGCGGCGGCCGAACTCGGCTGCTCCGTCCCCGCCGACGTCTCCGTCGTCTCCTGGGAGGACTCGGCCCTGTGCCGCATGGTCAAACCCTGGCTCTCCGCCCTCTCCCGCGACAGCACGGAGTTCGGCCGCACGGCGGCCCGGGAGCTGACGGCACTGCTGGACGGGGGTACGGCCCGGGCGGTACGGGTGCCGGTGCCGCATCTGACGATCCGGGGCAGCACGGCACCCGCCCGCTTCTAG
- a CDS encoding ABC transporter substrate-binding protein, translating to MRISRRAFALAAAAVLALPLSACGSGGDGGGSTDASGKVEGDITFQTWNLRANFKSYFDGLVADFEKKYPGTHVKWIDQPAEGYADKISADAAGGTLPDVVNVSPDLVAPLAKAGLALDLDKAAAKYRSEYLAGAWASHQIPGTSGTYAFPWYLNTGPLFYNKTLFRQAGLDPDQPPKTYDELFADALKMAQQSGGKVATLANVPTIEDFGRYGSQLMNKAGTGFAFNDAKGVELLTKYKELYDAKALDPQALTATPESTGKKFLTGAVAMNPGSALDLDNFKKQAPNLYKNIGITDQITSTGHVNMYVMGVMVNSRTKHTAASVAFAHFVTDAQNQMSFAEKVAIFPSTAGSLDDPYFTKEDGTDETRVRIAAAKSLKSAVNYTPVLFSDQMKTALRNEVARTLQGKESPKAALDNAVKACDRLLQQEG from the coding sequence ATGCGCATCTCCCGCAGAGCCTTCGCCCTCGCCGCTGCCGCCGTCCTCGCCCTGCCGCTGAGCGCCTGCGGTTCCGGCGGGGACGGCGGCGGCTCCACCGACGCCTCGGGCAAGGTCGAGGGCGACATCACCTTCCAGACCTGGAACCTGCGCGCGAACTTCAAGTCGTACTTCGACGGCCTGGTCGCGGACTTCGAGAAGAAGTACCCGGGCACCCACGTGAAGTGGATCGACCAGCCGGCCGAGGGCTACGCCGACAAGATCAGCGCGGACGCGGCCGGCGGCACCCTCCCCGACGTGGTCAACGTCTCCCCGGACCTGGTCGCCCCGCTCGCCAAGGCGGGCCTCGCCCTCGACCTCGACAAGGCGGCGGCCAAGTACAGGTCCGAGTACCTGGCGGGCGCCTGGGCCAGCCACCAGATACCGGGGACCAGCGGGACGTACGCCTTCCCCTGGTACCTGAACACCGGCCCCCTCTTCTACAACAAGACGCTGTTCAGGCAGGCCGGACTCGACCCCGACCAGCCGCCGAAGACGTACGACGAACTCTTCGCCGACGCGCTGAAGATGGCGCAGCAGAGCGGCGGCAAGGTCGCCACCCTCGCCAACGTGCCGACGATCGAGGACTTCGGGCGGTACGGCTCACAGCTGATGAACAAGGCCGGGACCGGGTTCGCCTTCAACGACGCGAAGGGCGTCGAACTGCTCACCAAGTACAAGGAGCTGTACGACGCCAAGGCGCTCGACCCGCAGGCGCTGACCGCGACCCCCGAGTCCACCGGCAAGAAGTTCCTCACCGGGGCCGTCGCCATGAACCCCGGCAGCGCCCTCGACCTCGACAACTTCAAGAAGCAGGCGCCGAACCTGTACAAGAACATCGGCATCACCGACCAGATCACCAGCACCGGGCACGTCAACATGTACGTGATGGGCGTGATGGTCAACTCCCGGACCAAGCACACGGCGGCCTCCGTGGCCTTCGCGCACTTCGTGACCGACGCGCAGAACCAGATGTCCTTCGCCGAGAAGGTCGCCATCTTCCCCAGCACCGCAGGCTCCCTCGACGACCCGTACTTCACCAAGGAGGACGGCACCGACGAGACCCGGGTGCGCATCGCCGCCGCCAAGTCGCTGAAGAGCGCGGTCAACTACACGCCGGTGCTGTTCAGCGACCAGATGAAGACCGCGCTGCGCAACGAGGTCGCCAGGACGCTGCAGGGCAAGGAGAGCCCCAAGGCGGCTCTCGACAACGCTGTCAAGGCCTGCGACCGCCTGCTCCAGCAGGAGGGCTGA
- a CDS encoding carbohydrate ABC transporter permease gives MTVTEERVRTVPAAKEARVTDEHGRRIRVGELVLRYALLLFVLAVTVGPFLWQLSTSLKGPTEDIFSSPPGFVPEHPTLHNYRRVADTIPVWDYALNSLKVASASVVTNCVGSALAGYALARLRYRGRRIATLVFVLAMLVPVEGIIIAQFTTMRELGLNNTLIGVVLPGSIGAMNVLLMRNAFLNLPYEIEEAAYVDGANVWQRFLRIALPSVRGTVAVVAIFAFMGAWDDFLWPLIVLSDPSRFTLTIGLNYLHGTFANDERLVAAGTVIAVAPLIALFACLQRYFFRGVGEGAVKG, from the coding sequence ATGACCGTCACCGAGGAACGCGTGCGGACCGTGCCCGCGGCGAAGGAGGCGCGCGTCACCGACGAACACGGCCGCCGCATCCGGGTAGGCGAACTCGTCCTGCGCTACGCCCTGCTGCTGTTCGTCCTGGCCGTCACCGTCGGCCCGTTCCTGTGGCAGCTGTCCACCTCGCTCAAGGGCCCGACCGAGGACATCTTCAGCTCGCCGCCCGGCTTCGTGCCGGAACACCCCACGCTGCACAACTACCGGCGGGTCGCCGACACCATCCCCGTCTGGGACTACGCCCTCAACTCCCTGAAGGTCGCGAGCGCGAGCGTGGTCACCAACTGCGTGGGCTCGGCACTCGCCGGGTACGCCCTGGCCCGGCTGCGCTACCGGGGCCGCCGGATCGCCACCCTGGTGTTCGTCCTCGCGATGCTCGTGCCGGTGGAGGGCATCATCATCGCCCAGTTCACCACCATGCGTGAACTCGGCCTCAACAACACCCTGATCGGTGTCGTGCTGCCCGGCTCGATCGGCGCCATGAACGTGCTGCTGATGCGCAACGCCTTCCTCAACCTGCCCTACGAGATCGAGGAGGCGGCCTACGTGGACGGCGCCAACGTCTGGCAGCGGTTCCTGCGGATCGCCCTGCCGTCGGTCAGGGGCACCGTCGCCGTCGTCGCGATCTTCGCCTTCATGGGCGCCTGGGACGACTTCCTGTGGCCCCTCATCGTGCTCAGCGACCCTTCCCGGTTCACGCTCACGATCGGCCTCAACTACCTGCACGGCACCTTCGCCAACGACGAACGCCTCGTCGCCGCCGGCACCGTCATCGCCGTCGCCCCGCTCATCGCCCTGTTCGCCTGCCTCCAGCGGTACTTCTTCCGGGGCGTGGGCGAGGGAGCCGTCAAGGGCTGA
- a CDS encoding carbohydrate ABC transporter permease: protein MADVSRVRRQLPTSPWLFAAPGLLVVGAFVLYPFVSTVVNSFTDRRTLIPGRFVGLANFRELIHDDMFWTGLRNSTLYIVGVVPALVVLPLLLALLVQKNIPGITFFRSAFYTPVVASVVVVGLIWVWLLDERGLVNSLLESVGIGRVGFLSDQWLLLLSAMAVTVWKGLGYYMIIYLAALANVPRELHEAASVDGAGAVRRFLTVTVPAVRSTVVLVAALSSVAAFKTFSEVYLLAGPDGGPAGEDTTLVMLVQRTGTGLTGRVGYASALSVVVFVVTVVLMLLVLRADRRERT from the coding sequence ATGGCCGACGTGTCCCGCGTGCGGCGCCAACTTCCCACCAGCCCTTGGCTGTTCGCCGCCCCCGGGCTGCTGGTCGTCGGCGCCTTCGTGCTCTACCCGTTCGTCTCGACGGTGGTCAACTCCTTCACGGACCGCCGCACGCTGATCCCGGGCCGTTTCGTCGGCCTGGCCAACTTCCGTGAGCTGATCCACGACGACATGTTCTGGACCGGCCTGCGCAACAGCACCCTGTACATCGTCGGGGTGGTGCCCGCCCTCGTCGTCCTGCCGCTGCTGCTCGCCCTGCTGGTGCAGAAGAACATCCCCGGCATCACCTTCTTCCGGTCCGCCTTCTACACCCCGGTGGTCGCCTCGGTGGTCGTGGTCGGGCTCATCTGGGTGTGGCTCCTCGACGAACGCGGCCTGGTCAACTCGCTGCTCGAGAGCGTCGGGATCGGCCGGGTCGGCTTCCTCAGCGACCAGTGGCTGCTCCTGCTGAGCGCCATGGCCGTCACGGTCTGGAAGGGCCTCGGCTACTACATGATCATCTACCTGGCGGCGCTCGCCAACGTGCCGCGCGAGCTGCACGAGGCCGCGTCCGTGGACGGCGCCGGAGCGGTCCGCCGCTTCCTCACCGTCACCGTGCCCGCCGTACGCTCCACCGTGGTGCTGGTCGCGGCGCTCTCCTCGGTCGCCGCCTTCAAGACGTTCTCCGAGGTCTACCTGCTGGCGGGCCCGGACGGCGGCCCGGCCGGCGAGGACACCACCCTCGTGATGCTCGTCCAGCGGACCGGCACCGGACTGACCGGCCGGGTCGGCTACGCCTCGGCGCTCTCCGTCGTCGTCTTCGTGGTGACGGTGGTGCTGATGCTCCTCGTGCTGCGCGCCGACCGGAGGGAGCGGACATGA
- a CDS encoding amidase yields the protein MTDWAGRTAAEIAAAVRERRATPREVVAGHLERIARLDGRIGAFRKVRTDAALAEADEVAARADLPELPLAGVPLAVKDNLAVRGEAHLDGSAAMPDTPADTDHVTVARLRAAGAVVIGLTNVPELCVFGTTEGAHGITRNPWDTRLSAGGSSGGSAAAVAAGLAPIALGNDGMGSLRIPAANCGLVTVKPGFGVVPAGIGNGDWFGMSENGPLATTVADARLMLSVLAEREFEDAGESAPLRIAVSLRSPLVGVTVSRPYTNAVTEAAGLLAGTGHEVRRAEPPYPASIGVTAIRHWTAGTAVDAAGLDPALLARRTRVHAAIGRRFLRGVRAGGARERLRARLTPFFAEHDVLLTPALARHAPEAAPWHERGWLRNALAGTNYSPLTPAWNLTGWPAMSVPFGTLPSGAPCAVQLVGRPGAEAVLLEVARQLETLRPWQRTAPLD from the coding sequence GTGACCGACTGGGCCGGACGGACCGCCGCCGAGATCGCCGCCGCCGTACGCGAGAGGCGGGCCACTCCCCGGGAGGTGGTCGCCGGGCACCTGGAGCGGATCGCCCGGCTGGACGGGCGGATCGGCGCGTTCCGCAAGGTCCGGACGGACGCGGCACTGGCCGAGGCCGACGAGGTCGCGGCCCGTGCCGACCTTCCCGAACTCCCCCTCGCCGGAGTGCCGTTGGCGGTCAAGGACAACCTGGCGGTGCGCGGCGAGGCACACCTGGACGGTTCGGCCGCGATGCCGGACACGCCCGCCGACACGGACCATGTCACCGTGGCGCGACTGCGGGCGGCGGGCGCCGTGGTCATCGGGCTGACCAACGTGCCCGAGCTGTGCGTCTTCGGTACCACCGAGGGGGCCCACGGCATCACCCGCAACCCGTGGGACACCCGGCTCAGCGCGGGTGGCTCCTCGGGCGGCAGCGCGGCCGCCGTCGCCGCCGGGCTGGCACCGATCGCCCTCGGCAACGACGGCATGGGCTCGCTGCGGATCCCGGCCGCCAACTGCGGTCTGGTCACCGTCAAACCGGGGTTCGGCGTGGTGCCGGCCGGGATCGGCAACGGTGACTGGTTCGGCATGTCGGAGAACGGGCCGCTGGCGACCACCGTGGCGGACGCCCGGCTGATGCTCTCGGTACTGGCGGAGAGGGAGTTCGAGGACGCCGGCGAAAGCGCCCCGCTGAGGATCGCCGTCTCGCTGCGCAGCCCGCTGGTCGGCGTGACCGTCAGCAGACCGTATACGAACGCGGTGACGGAGGCGGCCGGGCTGCTCGCCGGCACCGGACACGAGGTACGGCGCGCCGAGCCGCCGTACCCGGCGTCGATCGGCGTCACCGCGATCCGGCACTGGACCGCCGGGACGGCCGTGGACGCGGCCGGCCTGGACCCCGCCCTGCTGGCGCGGCGGACCCGGGTGCACGCGGCCATCGGGCGCCGCTTCCTGCGCGGGGTGCGGGCGGGCGGCGCCCGCGAGCGGCTGCGTGCCCGGCTCACCCCGTTCTTCGCCGAGCACGACGTGCTGCTCACCCCGGCCCTGGCCCGCCACGCCCCCGAGGCCGCCCCCTGGCACGAGCGCGGCTGGCTGCGCAACGCCCTGGCCGGAACCAACTACTCCCCCCTGACCCCGGCCTGGAACCTCACCGGCTGGCCGGCGATGTCGGTCCCGTTCGGCACGCTGCCCTCGGGCGCGCCCTGCGCCGTACAGCTGGTGGGCCGGCCGGGGGCGGAGGCGGTCCTGCTGGAGGTGGCCCGGCAGCTGGAGACGTTGCGTCCTTGGCAGCGGACGGCGCCGCTGGACTGA
- a CDS encoding glycosyl hydrolase → MPPAVRFGVNYTPSEGWFHHWLDFDLDSVRADLDSIAALGLDHIRVFPLWPYFQPDRTLIRPRAVEQLVALADAAAERGLDVNVDGLQGHLSSFDFLPAWTRTWHRRNLFTDPQVVEGEAAYLRTLAAALADRPNFIGMTVGNEVNQFAAAPHPDPDRIGAADAERWLVRLLAACAEGAPGGLHVHASYDAAWYQDDQPFTPAHSARLGAVTAVHSWVFDGTAQRYGRAARQTEEHGAYLVELSKAWAEDAHRPVWLQEVGAPAPLIPAEHAAAFAEATISAVLDCPDLWGVTWWCSHDVSRGLADFPELEYGLGLLTNDRKPKDIAHVLAAAEPAAARRRSTALVVPADPALRSRNAPGGPVFDAWFRLAADGARPTTVLDTRAADLDHLTARGITEVVTPDQVLPTPQGGTRP, encoded by the coding sequence ATGCCTCCTGCCGTGCGCTTCGGCGTCAACTACACCCCCAGCGAAGGTTGGTTCCACCACTGGCTCGACTTCGACCTGGACTCGGTGCGCGCCGACCTCGACTCGATCGCCGCGCTGGGGCTGGACCACATCCGGGTCTTCCCCCTGTGGCCCTACTTCCAGCCCGACCGCACCCTGATCCGCCCCCGTGCGGTGGAACAGCTCGTCGCCCTCGCCGACGCCGCGGCGGAGCGCGGCCTGGACGTCAACGTCGACGGCCTGCAGGGGCACCTGAGCAGCTTCGACTTCCTGCCCGCCTGGACCCGCACCTGGCACCGGCGCAACCTCTTCACCGACCCGCAGGTCGTCGAGGGCGAGGCAGCCTACCTGCGCACCCTCGCCGCGGCCCTCGCGGACCGGCCCAACTTCATCGGGATGACCGTCGGCAACGAGGTCAACCAGTTCGCCGCCGCACCGCACCCCGATCCCGACCGGATCGGCGCGGCCGACGCGGAGAGGTGGCTCGTCCGGCTGCTGGCCGCCTGCGCCGAGGGCGCCCCCGGCGGGCTGCACGTGCACGCCTCGTACGACGCCGCCTGGTACCAGGACGACCAGCCCTTCACCCCCGCCCACTCGGCCCGCCTCGGCGCGGTCACCGCCGTGCACTCCTGGGTGTTCGACGGCACCGCCCAGCGGTACGGCCGCGCCGCCCGGCAGACCGAGGAACACGGCGCCTATCTCGTCGAGTTGAGCAAGGCCTGGGCCGAGGACGCGCACCGGCCCGTCTGGCTCCAGGAGGTGGGCGCGCCCGCGCCGCTGATCCCCGCCGAACACGCCGCCGCCTTCGCCGAGGCGACGATCAGCGCCGTCCTGGACTGCCCCGACCTGTGGGGCGTCACCTGGTGGTGCTCCCACGACGTCAGCCGGGGCCTCGCCGACTTCCCCGAACTCGAGTACGGGCTCGGCCTGCTGACCAACGACCGCAAGCCCAAGGACATCGCCCACGTGCTCGCGGCGGCCGAGCCCGCGGCGGCACGGCGGCGCTCCACGGCGCTCGTCGTGCCCGCCGACCCGGCCCTGCGCTCCCGCAACGCCCCCGGCGGCCCCGTCTTCGACGCCTGGTTCCGGCTCGCCGCCGACGGCGCCCGCCCCACCACCGTCCTCGACACCCGCGCGGCTGACTTGGACCATCTCACCGCGCGCGGCATCACCGAGGTCGTCACACCCGACCAGGTACTCCCCACCCCACAAGGAGGCACCCGCCCGTGA
- a CDS encoding TetR/AcrR family transcriptional regulator, translating to MSRDSSATKARLLDAAFSEFAAYGIAGARVDRIAEAAGANKRLIYVYFGNKEQLFDEVLTRAMTAGAESVPFDVEDLPGYAGAIFDHLVARPDLMRLRLWKLLERPSATGLEQDAFRNKAALVAEAQQRGDLDPVMAPDDLLTLVLAAAQAWFWAAEGVDPKEIGESWNEERLTQHRAAVVEAARRMTEPKRA from the coding sequence ATGTCACGGGATTCCAGCGCCACCAAGGCCCGGCTGCTCGACGCCGCCTTCAGCGAGTTCGCCGCGTACGGCATCGCCGGTGCCCGGGTGGACCGGATCGCCGAGGCCGCGGGGGCCAACAAGCGCCTGATCTACGTCTACTTCGGCAACAAGGAACAGCTCTTCGACGAGGTGCTGACCCGGGCGATGACGGCGGGCGCCGAGTCCGTGCCGTTCGACGTCGAGGACCTGCCCGGCTACGCCGGCGCGATCTTCGACCACCTGGTCGCCCGGCCGGACCTGATGCGCCTGCGACTGTGGAAGCTGCTGGAGCGCCCCTCCGCCACCGGACTCGAACAGGACGCCTTCCGGAACAAGGCGGCCCTGGTCGCCGAGGCGCAGCAGCGCGGCGACCTCGACCCGGTCATGGCCCCCGACGACCTCCTGACCCTGGTGCTCGCCGCGGCCCAGGCCTGGTTCTGGGCCGCCGAGGGCGTCGACCCCAAGGAGATCGGCGAGTCCTGGAACGAGGAGCGGCTCACCCAGCACCGCGCGGCGGTCGTGGAGGCCGCCCGCCGGATGACCGAGCCGAAGCGGGCGTAG
- a CDS encoding alpha-L-fucosidase has translation MSPCPRRQVLGVAAGAAAAVALPLAVPAEAHAAGAADDPAEAEAGSSWVPVPEPVPVPLDSLYDNDGIDTAAARGGDFDGSGYTFPGEELPAGRVEVDGIPFEFPAATAGARNNVVALGQRLDLPKGRYLSALFLTAGSYGNASGTATVHYADGTTSTAGLSGGDWYSAGGPLSAPYRYQPDGGKDAHSVGIGTSEVWIDPQREAVALTLPVTNPAEAGKTALHVFALSLQPVAQGRALALRDTRSTSSLLDTSGAQSVEATVVNAGTVAILAGDAVSVRVDVPGARTVEPARIRRLDPGEQARVRVGIRNRAGTAPGTEQDGTVTVHGRGTQVAANRRTLTLGTADYQPTETSLAGHRAPYWFNDAKFGIFIHWGVYSVPAWAPVGVQYAEWYWDQMQDPDNPTYAYHRDTYGADFAYDDFIPRFTAEKFDPRAWVELFRDAGAQYHVLTSKHHEGFALWDTKVSDRNAVKLGPKRDLVKELFDASRRYTPELHRGLYFSMPEWFNPDSPWMGHAPRNPYTLDPLPYTGYTSGKDFVRDYQAPQMLELIHGYDPEIIWCDIGGANDSVDVLAEYFNHAKNRARPVDVTVNDRSGIGFHDFTTPEYTTYADTVVAKWEASRGLDPRSYGYNRQTPDDAYMTTEEVVHSLVDIVSKNGNFLLDIGPRADGTIPEVMQTRLRETGAWLAVNGEAIHGTTYWSRMPQLGDDLRFTVRPDEAFYIHSLARPGTRLIVEAPVPVRPGDKVTMLGHGRPLTWTLSNGAVVIDVPEAARRAGRHAWVFKIDWRR, from the coding sequence ATGTCTCCTTGTCCAAGACGTCAGGTCCTGGGGGTCGCGGCGGGTGCCGCCGCGGCGGTCGCCCTCCCTCTCGCCGTACCGGCCGAGGCGCACGCCGCCGGGGCGGCCGACGACCCGGCCGAAGCGGAGGCCGGGTCGTCCTGGGTTCCCGTCCCGGAGCCTGTTCCCGTACCGCTCGACTCGCTCTATGACAACGATGGCATCGACACCGCCGCCGCCCGGGGCGGTGACTTCGACGGCTCCGGCTACACGTTCCCGGGCGAGGAGCTCCCGGCCGGCCGGGTCGAGGTCGACGGCATCCCCTTCGAGTTCCCGGCCGCCACCGCGGGCGCCAGGAACAACGTCGTCGCGCTCGGCCAGCGCCTGGACCTCCCCAAGGGCCGCTACCTCTCGGCGCTCTTCCTCACCGCCGGCAGCTACGGCAACGCCTCCGGCACGGCAACCGTCCACTACGCCGACGGCACGACCAGCACCGCCGGCCTGAGCGGCGGCGACTGGTACTCGGCGGGCGGGCCCCTGTCGGCGCCGTACCGCTACCAGCCGGACGGCGGCAAGGACGCGCACAGCGTCGGGATCGGCACCTCCGAGGTGTGGATCGACCCGCAGCGCGAGGCCGTCGCCCTCACCCTGCCGGTCACCAACCCGGCGGAGGCCGGCAAGACCGCCCTGCACGTCTTCGCGCTCTCCCTGCAACCCGTCGCCCAGGGGCGGGCGCTGGCCCTGCGGGACACCCGGTCGACCAGCTCCCTGCTCGACACCAGCGGCGCCCAGAGCGTCGAGGCCACCGTCGTCAACGCGGGCACCGTCGCGATCCTGGCGGGCGACGCGGTGTCCGTGCGCGTCGACGTCCCCGGCGCCCGCACCGTCGAACCCGCCCGCATCCGCCGCCTCGACCCCGGCGAACAGGCACGCGTCCGCGTCGGCATCCGCAACCGCGCGGGCACCGCACCCGGCACTGAGCAGGACGGCACGGTCACCGTCCACGGCCGCGGTACCCAGGTCGCGGCGAACCGGCGCACCCTGACGCTCGGTACCGCCGACTACCAGCCCACCGAGACCTCGCTGGCCGGCCACCGGGCGCCCTACTGGTTCAACGACGCCAAGTTCGGCATCTTCATCCACTGGGGCGTCTACTCGGTGCCCGCGTGGGCGCCGGTCGGGGTGCAGTACGCCGAGTGGTACTGGGACCAGATGCAGGACCCGGACAACCCGACGTACGCCTACCACCGGGACACCTACGGCGCGGACTTCGCCTACGACGACTTCATCCCGCGCTTCACGGCCGAGAAGTTCGACCCGCGTGCCTGGGTGGAGCTGTTCCGCGACGCCGGTGCCCAGTACCACGTGCTGACCTCCAAGCACCACGAGGGCTTCGCCCTGTGGGACACCAAGGTCTCCGACCGCAACGCGGTCAAGCTCGGCCCGAAACGGGACCTGGTCAAGGAGTTGTTCGACGCGTCCCGGCGGTACACGCCCGAACTCCACCGCGGCCTCTACTTCTCCATGCCCGAGTGGTTCAACCCCGACAGCCCCTGGATGGGCCACGCCCCGCGCAACCCGTACACCCTGGATCCGCTGCCGTACACCGGCTACACCTCCGGCAAGGACTTCGTCCGGGACTACCAGGCCCCGCAGATGCTGGAACTGATCCACGGCTACGACCCGGAGATCATCTGGTGCGACATCGGCGGCGCCAACGACAGCGTCGACGTCCTCGCCGAGTACTTCAACCATGCCAAGAACCGCGCCCGTCCGGTCGACGTGACCGTCAACGACCGCTCGGGGATCGGCTTCCACGACTTCACCACGCCCGAGTACACGACCTACGCGGACACGGTCGTGGCCAAGTGGGAGGCCAGCCGCGGCCTCGACCCCCGCAGCTACGGCTACAACCGGCAGACCCCGGACGACGCCTACATGACCACCGAGGAGGTCGTGCACAGCCTGGTCGACATCGTCTCCAAGAACGGCAACTTCCTCCTGGACATCGGCCCCCGCGCCGACGGCACCATCCCGGAGGTCATGCAGACCCGGCTGCGCGAGACGGGCGCCTGGCTCGCCGTCAACGGTGAGGCGATCCACGGCACCACGTACTGGTCGCGCATGCCCCAGCTCGGCGACGACCTGCGGTTCACCGTCCGCCCGGACGAGGCCTTCTACATCCACTCCCTGGCCCGGCCGGGCACCAGGCTCATCGTCGAGGCACCGGTGCCGGTCCGCCCCGGCGACAAGGTGACCATGCTCGGCCACGGCCGCCCCCTGACCTGGACGCTCTCCAACGGCGCCGTGGTGATCGACGTGCCCGAGGCGGCCCGGCGCGCGGGACGGCACGCATGGGTGTTCAAGATCGACTGGCGCAGGTGA